The Thermofilaceae archaeon DNA segment GAGGCCTTGCTGGAGGCATTGAAGCAGGGGCGCTTCTACGCCAGCAGCGGCGTGGAGGTTGAAGCCTACGAGGTGGAGCAGGGGAGAGCCTGGCTGAAGTGCAGCGGCGCGAAGATCGTGAAGCTCCTGTCGGGCGATACGAAGGGGGCCTACCTGAGCGTCAGTATGCTGGATAAGCTGGCTGCAGCTCAGCCGCAGCTCCTAGAGGTGGAGCGCTGGGAGGATGGCTTCAGGATCCGCGCGAAGGATCTGCGGGTGGAGGGCAGGCTGAGGGGCGGTAGCATCGTTGAGCTCGAGATCGCGGGCCAGCTGCCGGTGAAGGGGTACATGAGGGTCGAGCTGATCGACGGAGAGAAGGCTGCCTGGCTCAACAGCGTGAGGCTCTAGGTGTCCAGCATGCCGGCAGCCGCCGTGAGCATCGACGTGTGGGACACCCTGCTGCGGCTGGGGAGGTTCTACGGGATGCTCGCCGCGTCCCTGGCGGAGCTCCTCGAGAGGGAGAAGGGGGAGGTCGAGGAGTCGCTCAGAAGAGCTAGAGCCCGAGTGAAGGAGCTGAGGGCACAAGGGGCCGTTAACCCAAGCGCTGTAATCGAGCAGTGCGCAGGCATCCTGGCTGGAGAGCTCGGGTGCTCGCGTGAGGTGGTGAAGAGGGGGGTTGCCCGCGCTGTCGCGAACCTTGAGCCGGAGGGCATCGTGTACGAGGACGCGCTCGAGGCGCTGGAAGGCTTGGCCAGTAGGGGGGTGCCCGTCGTCGCGCTCAGCAACGTGATGTGGTGGCCCGGCTACATCACACGAGTCATCGTTGAGAAGGCGGGGCTCGGCAAGCTCCTCGCCGCCCAAGTTTACGCCGACGAGGTCTACGCTCTCAAGCCGGACGCGCGCATGTTCAAGGCGGGGGAAGAGGCGCTCCGCGATGCGGGCTTCGAGGCAAGGCTGGTCGCCCACGCTGGCGACGACTTCAGGGAGGACTTCCTCGGCGCGATGTCGGTCGGCCTTGTGGCGGTGCTCGTCGATAGGACCGGCGCCTTCGGGGAGGGAGCTTACTTCGGAGGGAGGGGCTACGTAATCAGGGACTTGCGCCGGCTCACGCACGTTCTCGAGGGGCTCCTTTAGCCGCCGAAGACCGTGTCGAGCAGGAGCATGACGACGAAGCCGGAGAGGAAGCCGAAGGTGCTGGGCTCGTCGTGCTCGTGCCCGTAGATCTCCGGCGCCATCTCGTGGACCACAACGTAGACCATTGCGCCCGCGGCGAAAGCCATCAGGAAGGGGAGGGTGAAACCGACGTGCTCGACGATGAGCGCGGGAAGGGGGGCTGCGAGGGCCTCCGCAAGGCCGCTGGCAACTCCGATCAGGAAGGCCTTCAGCCTCCCCCTATCGGCCAGTGGCAGGGCGACGGCCAGCCCCTCCGGCACGTCCTGCAACCCTATCGCGAGGGCGAGGAGGAGCCCCTCGTGGACGCTCACCGAGGAGGCTACACCAACGGCCATCCCTTCGGGTATGTTGTGGATGATCATAGCCAGGGCGATGAGCAAGCCCTTGGCGAGGGGTCGAGGGGGCCCCTCAGCCCCCTTCATGATGTGCAGGTGGGGGAGGGTGGAGTCGACGGCCTTGATTAGGCCGGCACCCGCCACGAAGCCCAGTGTGGCGAGCAGAGGCCCTCCCGCCTCGATGGCCGGCAGCAGCAGGCTCGTGAAGGAGGCGACGAGCATGACACCTGCCGCAAACCCCAGGCCGGCGTCCGATGCCCTCTCGCTCATTCGGGCTCCGAGGAGAACTGGAATGGAACCAATCGCGGTCATCGCGGCCGGCACCATCCCTATGACGAGGGCCCTGATGACGAGGGGGCTGCTCTCCAGGAAGTCGAGGATCGACGCGAGAAAGCCCTCCACGCTACCGACGTGGAAGCCGGCGCCAGTCAGGCTGAAGACGAGGAGCGTGGAGAGGAGGGCTACGAGGGCTCCCGCCGCCAGCTGCGAGGGGGTGTGGGCGTTCAGTTCGAGGCGGGCCCACGAGACTGGTACGAGGAGCAGGTAGAGGGGCACTGCCTCCTCACCCACGACCATCGCCAGCGCCGTGGTTGGGCCCGCGATGCCTGCAGCATGGACGCTGATCTTCCACTTCGCGAGGACAGTCACGATCGCCAGCACGATCGCTGACAGCATGTAGGAGGCGGTAATGACCGCGTAGATCCTGTAGCCGCGCAAGAGGGAGTAGACGATGCCGATGATGTACGAGATGATGCTGAACAGGTAGTACTTCCACCTCTTCTCCCTCTCCGTCACGAATATGTCCACCTCGCCCCTCGCTGCACCCACAACTATCGGAGCGAGCGGCAGAAACGTGTGGGCCAGCAGCATCACTGCCAGCGCCTCGAGGCCTCCCACTCCCAACCTCCACCACACGAGCGCGATGATGAAGCCGCCGTACAGCTGCGGCGCCGTGGCCAGCGAGACCAAGTGCGCGAGCCTTTTCCTAAACACAGGGCTCCATCAAACAGAGGCTAAAGATGTTGCGGGAACCAGCAACCCATTTTAACGATCACTGTTAGATCGCCTCATGGAAGATTTCTGGGAGTACATGGGCTTGAAGGGCGCGAGAGTTGCCATCATCCACCACGACGATCTGGGCATGTTCAAGGCCCAGAACGACGCCTACCGATCCCTCCCCTTCCCCACCGGCTCCATCCTCGCGCCGGCCGCGTGGGTTCCCGACCTCCTCGTCAACCCGAAGCCGGGCGCCGACCTCGGGGTTCACTTGACGCTGAACAGCGAGTGGAGCCACTGCAGGATCAGGCCTCTCACGTGCGGCGCCAGCCTGAGGGACGAGCAGGGCTACCTCTTCAGGACGGTTGAGGAAGCCTGGCGGAGCGTGAGAGCGGAGGAGACGGAGACGGAGCTGCGGGCCCAGATCGAGCACGTGCTCAAGCTCGGCATCGATGTGACTCACATTGACACGCACATGGGCAGCGTGCTGAGGCCTGACATCGCTGAAGTGTACGTTAAGCTGGCGTGCGAGTACCGCGTGCCCGCGCTTATACCCGAGAGCGTTGAGAACCCGATGATACCGCCCCCCTTCAGGGGGCAGCTGGCCCGGCTGCTCAGCAGAGTCAAGCTCCCACGCGTGAAGTTGGCGGGGATACCCTACACGAAGCTCGAGCACGAGCAGAGGCTTCGAGCCTTCAGGGACTTCCTCCTCAACGCGGAGCCCGGGGTCTACCACGTGATCCACCACTCGTGCTTTAGAAACGAGGAAACGAGGGATCTACCCGACATAGACATCAGGGAGGGGGATTTCCGAATCCTTACAGACCCTGAGATTAGGATGCTGCTGGAGGAAAAATGGGAGTTGATAACTTACAGAGAGATAAGGGACGCCTTCAGGCGGTACATGGGGAGCGAGCCCTGGCTCGCCTAGGGCCTGCTGATCTCGTACCAGATCGTCCGGTAGCCGGGGCCGATTTCGAAGACCGTCCAGCCGCCCTCAACGGTGGTGGGTAGCTTCTCCCTCCTCCTGCCCGTGTTATCGAGGGCCCAGACCTCCACCTCCCCCTTAACCCTGATCCTCGCCCTCACACCCTCAGCGATCGTGGGGCCGGGGCCCCAGTTGTCGCCGCAGGTGACCTGGACGTTGAGTGGAGGATTGATTTCGGCGGTGTAGCCCTGGGGCGGCTGGGTGACCCTCGCTACGAGGCGGTTGGTCGCGTACTCCCTCAGCTCCATCCCGTTGTTGCCGATGTAGCCGATGGCTACGAGGAGCATGCTCCTGGACCTCTCGATCGGCTCGCCGTCCATGCTCGTCACCCCGATTACGCTGAAGTTGAGGAGCGAGGGAGCCGGCTCGATTGTGACTCCATCGAAGTCGAACCTCCTCCCCGCCCCGAAGCCGACCACAGCGACGGTGCGCGGCGAGTTGATGAGCAGCACGCACTTACCTCTGGTGCTGCAGTCCCAGACGACCTGCCCGTTATCCGACTTGTACACCTGCCCCTCGGGCGGCATGGGTCCCGATGGCCCCGTACCCTCAAGGTTCAAGGCGAATCGGTGGACGAGCGGTGTAGCAGGGCTCCAGCCGAGGTGGTGGGCGCCCGGCAGGTTCCACGCGTGCAGCTTCCCTCCCACGAGGAGGTTGATCTCGGTCTCCCTGCTGATCGGCATCGTCACCAGCTCCCTCGCGGGCTCCACGTCGCCCCTCACGAATATGTTGTGGGCAAGGATGAGCGTCGCCATCTTCTGCGGGTTCTGGGACACGTCGAAGAAGCCTACGATTCGGCGCGCGTCGCGAACCAAACCGTCATACGCAAAGGCGAAAATCCCGTCCCAGTCCTGGAGCGCAGCGTAGGCCGATAGAATCACGTAGGTCTCCGAATCGTACATGTTGGGCGCCGGGTGGTTGTACTCGGTCACCGTGAAGGGCTTGCCGAGCACCCTCCTCGACGCGAGCCAGGTGATCGTGCTGCCCAGCGGGTTGTTAACCATCGGTTCGTTCACCACGTACCAATTCCTTGGATCCCACGGGGTCCCGGGGAAGGCGGGGTGCATCCAGTACGCGTGCGTGTCGACCACGTCCAGCTCCGACATGATGACTGGAGTGCTGCAGCCCGCGATCGTCCCGATCACGAGGGCTTTAACCCCCAGCTCCTCCTTGAGGTACCTGTACATGTCGAGGAAGTAGTCCCTCTCGAGCGACCAGAGGAACTCGGCCCAATCCCTCCTCGCCGCCGGGGAACGGCCGAAGAAGTCGCCGGGCTTGAGGATGCTCACAGTCCCCTCCTCGAGGCTCTCCCCCTCCTTCAATCCAGCACCCTGGTAGGGCCTCATCGAGAAGTTGGCGAAGTAGTAGGTGGTTTCGAGGGCGCCGAGGTTCGAGATGTCGAGCCTAGCGTTGTCGTCGCTAACCCCAACCCCAAGGATCACCTCGTAGGTCCGCCACTCGGGCGTCAGCTTGACCGTGACAACCTGGGAGACCGCCTGCCAGGGCTCGTGAGCCTGCCTCAGGCAGACCGTGATGTACGCTTCAGCTTCGGCTCGAGCCGTGAAGGTTACGCGGTATATCTCCCCCTCCCTGACCCGGATGCGGGGGTAGTTGAACTGGACGTGCCAACCCTCGCCCCTCCTGGTGACTCTGACCCTCAGCGCCCGCATGCCGTCGACATCGACGAAGTCGTAGGTGGCCTGAGCCGCGCCGTGCCGCTCGAAGACCCAGCCCAGCGTCCCCCTCTCGAACCTCGGGTTCGCGAGCACCTCCTCCCCCAACTTCGTCTCCCCTCCCCAAGCCTCGACCAGCCTCGCGGTGTCGCCGTACTTCGCGCGCAGCCAAGCGTTCCACTTCTCCTGGAGCGGGCGCTTGAAGACTTCGGGGAGCCTGTCAACAACGCCGTCGAGCCAGGCGTGGATGAGGCCGAACTCGTTCACGATCTCGACGAAAGCGACAGCCGGATCCTCCGCGTAGGTCATGTTCGTGTACGGGTTCCTGTGCGTGAGGAGCTGCCTCGCGTACTCCTTCTGAAGCTCTCTCACCTCGTCCATGAAAAATCCGAGGATCTGCTGATCCTTCCAATCCACCTGCTCGATCTCGGGCGGTAAGCCGTCCGCGGCCCTAAGGCGCCTCGAGACGAGGAGGTTGAGGTTGACGTAGATGCCCTGCTCCTTCAGCTTCGCGATGAGGTAGTCCAGCCGATCCAGCGCAACGGGGTTAAGCCTTCTCGTACCGGGGGGTTGGAAGATGTTGAAGCTCAGCCAGGCGGCGTCCAGATGGTGGAACCTGACAATGTTGACCCCGAACTTGGCGAGCCTGGCTGCGAAGATCTCCGCGTCGCGC contains these protein-coding regions:
- a CDS encoding HAD family hydrolase, with the protein product MPAAAVSIDVWDTLLRLGRFYGMLAASLAELLEREKGEVEESLRRARARVKELRAQGAVNPSAVIEQCAGILAGELGCSREVVKRGVARAVANLEPEGIVYEDALEALEGLASRGVPVVALSNVMWWPGYITRVIVEKAGLGKLLAAQVYADEVYALKPDARMFKAGEEALRDAGFEARLVAHAGDDFREDFLGAMSVGLVAVLVDRTGAFGEGAYFGGRGYVIRDLRRLTHVLEGLL
- a CDS encoding ZIP family metal transporter, whose product is MFRKRLAHLVSLATAPQLYGGFIIALVWWRLGVGGLEALAVMLLAHTFLPLAPIVVGAARGEVDIFVTEREKRWKYYLFSIISYIIGIVYSLLRGYRIYAVITASYMLSAIVLAIVTVLAKWKISVHAAGIAGPTTALAMVVGEEAVPLYLLLVPVSWARLELNAHTPSQLAAGALVALLSTLLVFSLTGAGFHVGSVEGFLASILDFLESSPLVIRALVIGMVPAAMTAIGSIPVLLGARMSERASDAGLGFAAGVMLVASFTSLLLPAIEAGGPLLATLGFVAGAGLIKAVDSTLPHLHIMKGAEGPPRPLAKGLLIALAMIIHNIPEGMAVGVASSVSVHEGLLLALAIGLQDVPEGLAVALPLADRGRLKAFLIGVASGLAEALAAPLPALIVEHVGFTLPFLMAFAAGAMVYVVVHEMAPEIYGHEHDEPSTFGFLSGFVVMLLLDTVFGG
- a CDS encoding ChbG/HpnK family deacetylase; the encoded protein is MEDFWEYMGLKGARVAIIHHDDLGMFKAQNDAYRSLPFPTGSILAPAAWVPDLLVNPKPGADLGVHLTLNSEWSHCRIRPLTCGASLRDEQGYLFRTVEEAWRSVRAEETETELRAQIEHVLKLGIDVTHIDTHMGSVLRPDIAEVYVKLACEYRVPALIPESVENPMIPPPFRGQLARLLSRVKLPRVKLAGIPYTKLEHEQRLRAFRDFLLNAEPGVYHVIHHSCFRNEETRDLPDIDIREGDFRILTDPEIRMLLEEKWELITYREIRDAFRRYMGSEPWLA
- a CDS encoding carbohydrate binding domain-containing protein, coding for MRKLAIVLSALGLLAVILGVWLHQVVREREERAANFFPFHLPYDDSSETVVSLAHRLHKPAGKYGHVYVGPDGHLYVGGERIRFLGVNIVAEHAFPTKRDAEIFAARLAKFGVNIVRFHHLDAAWLSFNIFQPPGTRRLNPVALDRLDYLIAKLKEQGIYVNLNLLVSRRLRAADGLPPEIEQVDWKDQQILGFFMDEVRELQKEYARQLLTHRNPYTNMTYAEDPAVAFVEIVNEFGLIHAWLDGVVDRLPEVFKRPLQEKWNAWLRAKYGDTARLVEAWGGETKLGEEVLANPRFERGTLGWVFERHGAAQATYDFVDVDGMRALRVRVTRRGEGWHVQFNYPRIRVREGEIYRVTFTARAEAEAYITVCLRQAHEPWQAVSQVVTVKLTPEWRTYEVILGVGVSDDNARLDISNLGALETTYYFANFSMRPYQGAGLKEGESLEEGTVSILKPGDFFGRSPAARRDWAEFLWSLERDYFLDMYRYLKEELGVKALVIGTIAGCSTPVIMSELDVVDTHAYWMHPAFPGTPWDPRNWYVVNEPMVNNPLGSTITWLASRRVLGKPFTVTEYNHPAPNMYDSETYVILSAYAALQDWDGIFAFAYDGLVRDARRIVGFFDVSQNPQKMATLILAHNIFVRGDVEPARELVTMPISRETEINLLVGGKLHAWNLPGAHHLGWSPATPLVHRFALNLEGTGPSGPMPPEGQVYKSDNGQVVWDCSTRGKCVLLINSPRTVAVVGFGAGRRFDFDGVTIEPAPSLLNFSVIGVTSMDGEPIERSRSMLLVAIGYIGNNGMELREYATNRLVARVTQPPQGYTAEINPPLNVQVTCGDNWGPGPTIAEGVRARIRVKGEVEVWALDNTGRRREKLPTTVEGGWTVFEIGPGYRTIWYEISRP